The Prevotella herbatica genome contains the following window.
ACGCATCCGAACCCTACCGAAGTTTGCACTCCGATTCCGCTCGAATAGATTATCTTCATAATCTCTACAGGTGCCTTGACCTTGAAGCGACACTGGAATCCACGGATTCTAGTTTGCGCAGTGGTTCCCGCCTTAATCATAATTAAGGCAGACTTTGGTTCTGACAGGGTCTCTAGTTTACAATCTTCAAGTGGATATTCTAAAGATTTACCACAAAAGGCCTTATACTTGTCAAACAAACCGTTGAATATTAAATAAGGTGCTCTTACATCCTTTGGGGATAAATAATCAATATGTCCATCTTCTGTTCTGAGTTTTATACACATTGGTGATTGCGTTTCAAATTCCATCTCCTCAGAATATGCAGGCTCTGGCATAGCCTCAACACATGTTATATGAAACTGGACAACAGATTTTTTATCACCAATCTCAAAAGTTTGATGAAGAAATAATCCTTCTATGAATTTCTGTGTACTCCGCTCGGGAAGAAAAGAAACATACCATTCTACAGTTTCCCCAAAAAATCTTATACGCCCCGTATCTTTTAATATCTTATATTCGCCAACGATTCTAGAAAATGTGAATAACTTAAACTTCTTTTTAAAATCTAAATTGAAACCATTTTCATGAAGCCATGTTGAATATTCTTCGTCTGCGTTAGACAATATTCTATATATCGCAGAAGATGCCTCATACTGATAACTCAGGGGCAATGTGTCTCCGTATTTTTCTCGGTTAATCTTTAGGGTTAACTTAAATCTCATGGGTATTGTTTTTTTTGTGTAATTACAAAATTAGTAATAAATTAAACATGTTCCATTATAATTAACATATTTAACATTTACATATAAAATCATTTCTCTGAACAAAGTAACTACATATTTGGATTTACACTCATAAGAGTGTGATAACATACTTATCCATATTTCTTTGTTTTTATAAGAAATAGCCGCTACCAGAAAAAGTTTTTTCAATGTCACTAATGTCACTTTGTCACAAACCATTTGTTTATAAGGGCTAAGCGAGTGACATTAAGTGACATTATCGGGGCAAAAGTGACATTAAATGCCGAATCACACCTACTTTTGGCGTTTTTTAGGCAATTATGACATTTGCATAATACATGCATTTTTTGTACCTTTGAAGGTCATTAGAACTTTATGACACAATTTCTAAAACAACATAATGAAAGACCAAAACGAAAAGACGTTATTTAACTATGCAGATGCACCTAAAAGCTGGTACAACTGCT
Protein-coding sequences here:
- the cas6 gene encoding CRISPR-associated endoribonuclease Cas6; its protein translation is MRFKLTLKINREKYGDTLPLSYQYEASSAIYRILSNADEEYSTWLHENGFNLDFKKKFKLFTFSRIVGEYKILKDTGRIRFFGETVEWYVSFLPERSTQKFIEGLFLHQTFEIGDKKSVVQFHITCVEAMPEPAYSEEMEFETQSPMCIKLRTEDGHIDYLSPKDVRAPYLIFNGLFDKYKAFCGKSLEYPLEDCKLETLSEPKSALIMIKAGTTAQTRIRGFQCRFKVKAPVEIMKIIYSSGIGVQTSVGFGCVEVIN